One window of the Rhodothermales bacterium genome contains the following:
- the nrfD gene encoding NrfD/PsrC family molybdoenzyme membrane anchor subunit: MSTDNREKTLSGTADFHGEEPLVKGNLTFHDITDIVSAHTEKKTPLAWWGAFSLANAGLLLLVVMIAYLFWNGTGVWGLNNPVGWGYAIVNFVFWVGIGHAGTLISAILFLFRQQWRTAINRSAEAMTIFAVMCALVFPTIHVGRVWAIYWTLPLPNQMGMWPQFKSPLLWDVFAVSVYFTVSLVFWYVGLIPDIATLRDRATTKVRRMVTGILSMGWTGANRHWRNYEKAYLLLAALATPLVLSVHSVVSFDFAVSIVPGWHTTIFPPYFVAGAIFSGFAMVVTLLVIARKIYGIENIITINHLEKMNIIILLTGTMVGFAYITEFFIAWYSGVQYEQYAFLNRAFGPYAWAYWIMMSCNLFFPQFFWFKKLRRSIPFMFVVSITTNIGMWFERFVITVTSLHRDYLPSSWDYYTPTFVDVLTFVGTFGLFFTLFLLFLRFIPMVAISEVKGVMPEADPHFYDHEGDGHGAAHDVVVPDSKHNA, translated from the coding sequence GTGAGTACGGACAACAGGGAAAAGACACTTTCGGGTACGGCAGATTTCCACGGCGAGGAACCCCTCGTCAAGGGAAACCTGACGTTTCACGACATCACCGATATCGTGTCGGCCCACACTGAAAAAAAGACCCCACTGGCCTGGTGGGGCGCGTTCTCGCTCGCCAATGCCGGCCTGCTGCTGCTGGTCGTCATGATCGCCTACCTGTTCTGGAACGGGACGGGCGTGTGGGGACTCAACAACCCGGTCGGTTGGGGGTATGCCATCGTGAACTTCGTGTTCTGGGTCGGCATCGGTCATGCCGGAACACTGATTTCGGCCATCCTCTTCCTGTTCCGGCAGCAATGGCGTACAGCCATCAACCGGTCGGCTGAGGCCATGACCATTTTTGCTGTCATGTGCGCCCTGGTCTTTCCGACCATCCACGTGGGTCGGGTCTGGGCCATCTATTGGACGCTTCCGCTGCCGAACCAGATGGGCATGTGGCCCCAGTTCAAGAGCCCGCTGCTGTGGGATGTGTTCGCCGTGTCGGTGTACTTCACGGTTTCCCTGGTTTTCTGGTACGTAGGTCTCATTCCGGACATCGCCACGTTGCGCGACCGCGCTACGACGAAGGTCCGCCGCATGGTGACGGGTATCCTGTCCATGGGCTGGACCGGGGCAAACCGCCACTGGCGCAACTACGAGAAAGCGTACCTGTTGCTGGCCGCCCTGGCCACGCCGCTCGTGCTGTCGGTCCACTCGGTCGTGTCCTTCGACTTCGCCGTGTCCATCGTGCCGGGTTGGCATACCACCATCTTCCCGCCGTACTTCGTGGCCGGTGCCATTTTCTCCGGGTTTGCCATGGTGGTCACACTGCTCGTGATTGCCCGGAAGATCTACGGCATCGAGAACATCATCACCATCAACCACCTCGAGAAGATGAACATCATCATTCTCCTGACCGGTACGATGGTGGGATTCGCCTACATCACGGAGTTCTTCATTGCGTGGTACTCGGGCGTCCAGTATGAGCAATACGCCTTCCTGAACCGGGCCTTCGGTCCGTATGCGTGGGCCTACTGGATCATGATGTCGTGCAACCTCTTCTTCCCGCAATTCTTCTGGTTCAAGAAGCTGCGCCGCTCCATCCCGTTCATGTTCGTGGTGTCCATCACGACCAACATCGGCATGTGGTTCGAGCGGTTCGTGATCACGGTCACATCGTTGCACCGGGACTACCTGCCGAGCTCGTGGGACTACTACACGCCGACGTTCGTGGACGTCCTGACGTTCGTGGGCACGTTCGGCCTGTTCTTCACGCTGTTCCTCCTGTTCCTCCGGTTCATCCCCATGGTGGCGATTTCCGAGGTGAAGGGGGTCATGCCGGAAGCCGACCCGCATTTTTACGACCACGAGGGTGACGGACATGGTGCAGCGCACGATGTCGTCGTACCCGATTCGAAGCACAACGCATAA
- a CDS encoding DUF3341 domain-containing protein, with product MLKQLATEIKATMGIYEPRTDATYGMLAEFAHPGELVKAAKAARDAGYKQFDTHSPFPIHGMDKAMGLPNSKVGFITLGGGIAGLSLAIWLQWWTSAVEYPINISGKPFFAWEPSIPIMFELTVLFAALATVGGMLAMNGLPRPYNPLFYSDNFARVTDDAFFLHIAANDSKFDLEGTERFLKQIGASRVEVVHDRGDAE from the coding sequence ATGCTCAAACAACTTGCGACGGAAATCAAGGCGACCATGGGGATCTATGAGCCCCGGACGGATGCCACATACGGGATGCTGGCCGAGTTTGCGCACCCGGGTGAGCTCGTGAAGGCGGCGAAGGCAGCCCGCGACGCCGGCTACAAGCAGTTCGATACCCACAGCCCCTTCCCCATCCACGGAATGGACAAGGCCATGGGTCTTCCAAACTCGAAGGTGGGTTTCATTACGCTTGGCGGTGGCATTGCCGGCCTCTCGCTGGCCATTTGGCTGCAGTGGTGGACGAGTGCGGTCGAATACCCCATCAACATCTCCGGGAAGCCGTTCTTCGCGTGGGAACCGTCCATTCCGATCATGTTCGAGTTGACGGTATTGTTCGCCGCCCTTGCAACCGTAGGAGGCATGTTGGCCATGAACGGCCTGCCACGCCCGTACAATCCCCTGTTCTATTCGGATAATTTCGCGCGCGTTACGGACGACGCCTTCTTTCTCCACATTGCCGCCAACGACTCCAAATTCGACCTGGAGGGAACCGAGCGTTTCCTGAAGCAGATCGGTGCCAGTCGGGTTGAGGTGGTTCACGACCGCGGAGACGCAGAATAA
- a CDS encoding cytochrome c yields MMRLFGISLMLVLVLAGCQGAISEKPPVHLNQNMDFQEKFEAQEANAFFADGRAMRPPVPGTVARGFLKEDTAWWTGKDASGDYVETPVELTMQVMERGQDRYNIYCSVCHGLAGDGNGIIMTGRYGYVPAPTFHSELLRAREDGYYFDVISHGVRSMPAYGQQVAVADRWAIVAYVRALQRSQYASSADVPENQR; encoded by the coding sequence ATGATGAGACTTTTCGGCATATCGCTCATGCTCGTTCTGGTCCTGGCAGGTTGCCAAGGGGCCATTTCGGAAAAGCCTCCGGTTCACTTGAACCAGAACATGGATTTCCAGGAGAAATTCGAGGCCCAGGAAGCCAATGCGTTCTTCGCGGACGGCAGGGCCATGCGTCCGCCGGTTCCGGGTACCGTGGCTCGTGGTTTCCTGAAGGAAGACACGGCCTGGTGGACCGGCAAGGATGCCTCCGGAGATTATGTGGAGACGCCCGTCGAATTGACCATGCAGGTCATGGAGCGGGGACAGGACCGGTACAATATCTATTGCTCCGTGTGCCACGGTCTGGCGGGTGATGGAAACGGCATCATCATGACTGGCCGCTACGGATACGTGCCTGCTCCCACCTTTCATTCAGAGCTGCTCCGCGCCCGCGAAGACGGCTATTACTTTGATGTCATATCGCATGGAGTGCGCAGCATGCCCGCCTACGGGCAGCAGGTAGCCGTCGCGGACCGGTGGGCCATTGTCGCCTATGTCCGGGCCCTGCAACGCAGCCAGTACGCATCCAGTGCAGATGTCCCCGAAAATCAGCGATAG
- a CDS encoding SCO family protein — protein MRGLFVLLVLAIALLPVAFSARAQTAAPSALKGVGIQEQLGSVLPMDATFQDESGETVPLASFFGSGRPVILNFVYHDCPMLCSVLLESFTQTMKEMEFTAGMDFDILTVSFSALETPDLAARQKERYLGLLGRPEAEDGWHFLTGTEEQIAQLTDATGFDFKWVASRSEFAHAAALIFVSPDGTITRYLHGLYFEPSNVRKALVEASDGKVGSTVDQILLYCFQYDPTANSYVLHATNLMKLGALLTILCIGFGIWMLRRRERSKVAARLSHVNS, from the coding sequence ATGCGCGGTCTGTTCGTCCTGCTGGTGCTCGCGATTGCGCTCCTGCCCGTGGCTTTCTCCGCCCGTGCCCAAACGGCTGCACCAAGTGCGCTGAAGGGTGTCGGGATCCAGGAGCAGCTTGGGTCTGTGCTTCCAATGGACGCAACGTTCCAGGATGAATCGGGGGAGACGGTGCCGCTGGCTTCGTTCTTTGGTTCGGGTCGCCCCGTCATCCTGAACTTCGTCTATCACGACTGCCCCATGCTCTGCAGTGTCCTGCTGGAGAGTTTCACGCAGACGATGAAGGAAATGGAGTTCACCGCCGGAATGGATTTCGATATCCTGACCGTCAGTTTTTCGGCGCTGGAGACACCGGACCTGGCGGCGCGACAGAAAGAGCGCTACCTGGGCTTGCTCGGGCGACCGGAAGCTGAGGACGGATGGCATTTCCTGACGGGCACGGAGGAGCAGATCGCTCAACTGACGGACGCCACGGGCTTCGACTTCAAGTGGGTCGCGTCGCGGAGCGAATTCGCCCACGCCGCCGCCCTGATTTTCGTCTCGCCGGACGGAACGATCACACGATATCTGCACGGTCTCTATTTTGAGCCCTCCAACGTGCGAAAGGCACTCGTGGAGGCCTCCGATGGCAAGGTCGGGTCGACCGTGGACCAGATCCTGTTGTACTGTTTCCAGTACGACCCGACGGCAAACTCGTATGTCCTCCATGCCACCAATCTCATGAAGCTGGGAGCGCTGCTCACCATCCTTTGTATTGGTTTCGGGATTTGGATGCTGCGTCGTCGCGAGCGCAGCAAGGTGGCTGCGCGACTCTCACATGTAAACTCTTAA
- the coxB gene encoding cytochrome c oxidase subunit II gives MGENGIWLPDASSTLAGEVDALFWFVFWVSTIIFAAVVLTKLWFVYTHKRKSQSEVPQPVHESKLLEAVWIVLPTILVLIVFTWGFKVYVKLYQAPPDSYEITVRGKQWVWEYEYAEGVLTAGDLYVPANRPVKLNMSSVDVLHSFFVPAFRVKMDVLPNRYTSVWFEANEPGEYQIYCTEYCGTAHSGMLGKVIALNEEDFQAWIQEQSQDLPPVELGAQVFGVQCAVCHAIDGTQKIGPALNGLFEKERRFTDGSTAIADENYIRNSIVNPASQVVEGFNPVMPPFNTLSAKQVDGLVAYIKTLE, from the coding sequence ATGGGCGAGAATGGAATTTGGCTGCCGGACGCATCATCCACCCTTGCGGGTGAGGTCGATGCGTTGTTCTGGTTCGTGTTCTGGGTGAGCACGATCATATTCGCAGCTGTCGTACTCACGAAACTCTGGTTCGTCTACACGCACAAGCGGAAATCCCAGTCCGAGGTCCCGCAGCCTGTTCATGAGAGCAAGTTACTGGAGGCCGTCTGGATCGTGCTGCCGACCATCCTGGTCCTCATCGTATTCACGTGGGGATTCAAGGTCTACGTGAAGCTTTACCAGGCCCCACCGGACTCCTATGAGATCACGGTCCGGGGCAAGCAGTGGGTATGGGAATATGAATATGCGGAAGGCGTATTGACCGCCGGGGATCTGTACGTTCCCGCGAACCGTCCCGTCAAACTGAACATGAGTTCCGTGGATGTCCTGCACAGTTTCTTTGTCCCGGCCTTCCGGGTCAAGATGGACGTTCTTCCCAACCGGTATACGTCGGTCTGGTTTGAGGCCAACGAGCCCGGGGAGTATCAGATCTATTGCACGGAGTATTGCGGAACGGCCCATTCCGGCATGCTGGGCAAGGTGATCGCCCTGAATGAGGAAGATTTCCAGGCCTGGATCCAGGAGCAGAGCCAGGATCTGCCGCCGGTTGAATTGGGCGCGCAGGTGTTCGGCGTCCAGTGCGCGGTCTGTCATGCCATTGACGGTACGCAGAAAATCGGCCCGGCCCTGAACGGCTTGTTCGAAAAAGAGCGGCGGTTCACGGACGGATCCACGGCCATTGCCGACGAAAACTACATCCGGAACTCGATTGTGAATCCGGCCAGCCAGGTGGTGGAGGGCTTCAACCCTGTCATGCCGCCGTTCAACACGCTCAGTGCGAAGCAGGTCGATGGTCTGGTCGCGTACATCAAGACGCTCGAATAA
- the ctaD gene encoding cytochrome c oxidase subunit I produces MSVNYLNHDKSIKSWLLSLDHKRIGIMYLVAVALSFLGGGILAILVRTELLAPGQTIMSADAYNQSFTLHAVLMIFAFIIPAVPAVMGNFVLPIQLGAKDVAFPRLNLASFYIYLAGAAIVLSALAVGRIDGGWTFYAPYSMTIGDSILFITAGVFVMGFSSILTGLNFIVTIHKMRAPGLTWNRLPLFIWSIYATSIVQVLATPVIGITMVLLFLERLLGIGIFDPALGGDPVLFQHFFWFYSHPAVYIMILPAFGIISDLMGTFSRQQVSGYKFVALSSVAIAFLGFLVWGHHMFVSGQSAVSSVVFSLITYLIGIPTGVKVINWVQTMHRGSVWLQTPMLYALMFLFTFSIGGFTGVMLGVLAVDVHLHDTYFVVAHFHYVMMGGNVIAALGGLHYWWPKMTGKMFNETLGRIGAALVFIGFNTTFFPQFIMGTQGMPRRYYDYLEQFTNLHVLSTIGSYILAVGLFLIAGYLLHSLFRGRKAPANPWGGLTLEWTHTTTPPHPHNFEETPIVTRGPYDYHLAPELFQKGEGDGFGSEVVSVTPSSTHSD; encoded by the coding sequence ATGTCAGTCAACTACCTGAATCACGACAAGTCCATCAAGTCGTGGCTTCTGTCGCTCGATCACAAGCGCATTGGCATCATGTACCTGGTGGCCGTTGCCTTGTCGTTCCTGGGCGGTGGCATCCTGGCCATTCTGGTTCGTACGGAACTGTTGGCGCCGGGGCAGACCATCATGAGCGCCGATGCGTACAACCAGTCGTTCACGCTGCATGCCGTACTGATGATCTTTGCGTTCATCATTCCGGCGGTCCCGGCGGTCATGGGCAACTTCGTGCTGCCCATCCAACTCGGGGCCAAGGACGTGGCCTTCCCGCGACTGAACCTGGCCAGCTTCTACATCTACCTGGCCGGAGCCGCCATTGTGCTCTCCGCCCTGGCCGTTGGTCGGATTGACGGGGGATGGACGTTCTACGCGCCCTATTCCATGACCATCGGGGACAGCATCCTGTTCATAACGGCCGGTGTGTTCGTGATGGGCTTCTCGTCCATCCTGACGGGTTTGAACTTCATTGTGACCATCCACAAGATGCGGGCGCCAGGGCTCACCTGGAATCGCCTGCCCCTCTTCATCTGGTCCATTTACGCCACGTCGATCGTCCAGGTGCTGGCCACGCCGGTCATCGGTATCACCATGGTGCTGCTTTTCCTGGAGCGCCTGCTCGGCATCGGTATTTTTGACCCGGCTTTGGGTGGAGACCCGGTCCTGTTCCAGCACTTCTTCTGGTTCTACTCCCATCCGGCCGTGTACATCATGATCCTGCCCGCTTTCGGGATCATTTCCGACCTCATGGGGACGTTTTCCCGTCAGCAGGTTTCCGGATACAAATTCGTGGCTTTGTCTTCCGTCGCCATTGCGTTCCTCGGGTTCCTGGTCTGGGGTCATCACATGTTCGTGTCCGGCCAGTCGGCTGTCTCTTCGGTGGTGTTTTCATTGATTACGTACCTGATCGGCATTCCGACCGGTGTGAAGGTCATCAACTGGGTCCAGACCATGCACCGCGGCTCGGTATGGCTCCAGACGCCCATGTTGTATGCGCTCATGTTCCTGTTCACCTTTTCCATTGGTGGATTCACGGGCGTGATGCTGGGTGTGTTGGCCGTGGACGTTCATTTGCATGACACCTATTTCGTCGTGGCGCACTTCCATTACGTGATGATGGGCGGCAACGTGATTGCGGCTCTTGGCGGATTGCACTACTGGTGGCCGAAGATGACGGGCAAGATGTTCAACGAGACGCTTGGACGGATTGGTGCCGCCCTGGTATTCATCGGGTTCAATACCACGTTCTTCCCGCAGTTCATCATGGGCACCCAGGGCATGCCGCGGCGCTACTATGACTACCTTGAGCAGTTCACGAACCTGCATGTCCTGTCGACGATCGGTTCGTACATCCTGGCCGTCGGTCTTTTCCTGATTGCCGGATATCTGCTCCATTCGCTGTTCCGTGGTCGGAAGGCACCCGCCAATCCGTGGGGTGGCTTGACGCTGGAGTGGACGCATACGACCACGCCACCGCACCCCCACAACTTCGAGGAGACGCCTATTGTGACCCGTGGCCCGTACGACTATCATCTGGCTCCCGAGCTCTTCCAGAAGGGTGAGGGGGATGGATTCGGCAGTGAAGTCGTTTCCGTGACCCCTTCGTCCACCCACTCCGACTGA
- a CDS encoding cytochrome c oxidase subunit 3 family protein: MASHADHPAHLQHHFVSSEQQFDSAKMGMWLFLITEILLFSGMFVAYTVYRVWYPEMFAGMAELLDWRLGGLNTLVLLASSFTVALGIHYAQVDNKKGLVTNLILTFVFACIFLVVKYFEYSAKIEHGIVLGDGFAPHGVSHGVDYASFDVPMAQQFFSIYYVMTGIHGFHVLVGMGLFAWITVRAIKGEFSSAYYTPVELCGLYWHLVDIIWIFLFPLLYLI; encoded by the coding sequence ATGGCTTCACACGCTGACCATCCAGCCCACCTGCAGCACCATTTTGTGTCGTCCGAACAACAGTTCGACTCGGCCAAGATGGGAATGTGGTTGTTCCTGATCACGGAAATCCTGCTTTTCAGCGGAATGTTCGTGGCCTACACCGTTTACCGGGTATGGTACCCGGAAATGTTCGCTGGCATGGCGGAGTTGCTGGACTGGCGACTGGGCGGTCTCAACACGCTGGTGCTGCTCGCGTCGTCCTTCACGGTTGCGCTGGGCATCCACTACGCCCAGGTGGACAACAAGAAGGGACTGGTCACGAACCTGATCCTGACGTTCGTCTTTGCCTGTATCTTCCTCGTGGTCAAGTATTTCGAGTACTCGGCCAAGATTGAACACGGAATCGTGCTGGGAGACGGATTCGCTCCTCACGGTGTGTCCCACGGGGTGGACTATGCGTCGTTCGATGTCCCCATGGCCCAGCAATTCTTTTCCATCTACTACGTGATGACGGGCATCCATGGATTCCACGTGCTGGTCGGAATGGGCCTGTTTGCGTGGATTACGGTGCGTGCCATCAAGGGGGAGTTCTCCAGTGCGTATTACACACCGGTAGAGCTCTGCGGTCTCTACTGGCACCTTGTTGACATCATCTGGATCTTCCTTTTCCCACTTCTCTATCTCATTTGA
- a CDS encoding cytochrome C oxidase subunit IV family protein: MSHAEHHITPIKTLVQVILALFALTVLTVVTSRMELGALDVPVALAIALFKAGLVVTIFMALKYDNKVNSVVFGVGALFVIVFLSFTLFDTMFRGDLSNTTKGTILEQQAAEEALQAREPDPSALQFNRVIE, encoded by the coding sequence ATGTCCCACGCAGAACATCACATTACACCCATCAAGACGCTCGTCCAGGTTATCCTGGCCCTGTTTGCGTTGACGGTGCTGACGGTTGTGACATCACGAATGGAGCTTGGCGCCCTGGATGTCCCGGTGGCCCTGGCCATTGCCCTGTTCAAGGCAGGACTGGTTGTCACGATCTTCATGGCGCTCAAATATGACAACAAGGTCAACTCGGTGGTTTTCGGCGTAGGTGCCTTGTTCGTGATCGTCTTTCTTTCGTTCACGTTGTTCGACACCATGTTCCGGGGCGATCTGTCCAATACGACCAAAGGGACCATCCTTGAACAGCAGGCTGCCGAAGAGGCCCTTCAGGCCCGCGAGCCCGACCCGTCTGCACTCCAGTTCAACCGGGTTATTGAATAG
- a CDS encoding 5'-methylthioadenosine nucleosidase has product MIGIVFSTVEEAQPFLASWQRGRFDGLSEGEHFHDDDILVAIAGIGKIKGALRTERLLRSTKLSKILHAGTCTALSNELNVGDLVSVSQVFEGDRIELSAPTYPRMPLSVPFEHLAQGTLVTQDHTVQGASELSYWQRIADMSDMTGYAVAYVAATHGTPCQILKVVSGHMGVEDANLRKTLNASYQGLSKFLNERLPALLKAND; this is encoded by the coding sequence ATGATAGGCATCGTTTTTTCCACGGTTGAAGAAGCCCAACCTTTCCTGGCCTCCTGGCAGCGCGGCCGTTTCGACGGCCTCTCGGAAGGAGAGCATTTCCATGACGATGACATCCTTGTGGCCATAGCGGGCATCGGGAAAATCAAGGGGGCCCTCCGGACGGAACGCCTGTTGCGGTCCACGAAGTTATCCAAAATCCTCCACGCCGGCACGTGTACGGCTCTCTCGAACGAGTTGAACGTAGGAGATCTGGTTTCCGTTTCCCAGGTCTTTGAGGGTGATCGTATTGAGCTGTCGGCCCCGACGTATCCCAGAATGCCGCTTTCGGTGCCCTTCGAACACCTCGCGCAAGGCACACTGGTAACGCAGGACCACACTGTCCAGGGCGCGTCCGAGCTCAGCTACTGGCAGCGGATTGCCGACATGAGCGATATGACCGGCTATGCGGTTGCCTACGTGGCGGCAACTCACGGCACGCCGTGCCAGATCCTGAAGGTGGTCTCAGGCCACATGGGCGTCGAGGATGCCAATCTGCGGAAGACCCTCAATGCCTCGTACCAGGGACTTTCGAAGTTCCTGAACGAACGCCTGCCCGCGTTGCTGAAAGCGAACGACTGA
- a CDS encoding methylenetetrahydrofolate reductase: MKVTELLEKAQAPQISYEIVPPRRGGTVAEILEIVDGLKEFNPPFIDVTSHSAQVYYEEQPDGSWRRHVKRKRPGTLGLCAAIKGRFGIETVPHLLCRGFTREESEDALIELNYLGIHNVMALRGDDSGFRKPISGDRTRNEYAIELVSQIMDMNRGVYLEELIGASPTEFCVGVAGYPEKHFEAPNLSWDIQNLKAKVEAGADYVVSQMFFDNAAFLEFNTKCDEAGIRVPVVPGLKILTSKRQLKSLPSTFHVHIPEELAAEVMEAKDEHVAEIGIQWALRQSVELLEAGVPYLHFYIIQTPEHVRRVAQELHRLA, translated from the coding sequence ATGAAAGTCACGGAGCTGCTGGAAAAGGCCCAGGCGCCACAAATATCCTACGAGATCGTCCCTCCGCGCCGTGGGGGAACCGTAGCTGAAATACTGGAAATCGTGGATGGACTCAAGGAGTTCAATCCGCCATTCATAGACGTCACGTCCCATTCGGCCCAGGTGTACTACGAAGAACAGCCGGATGGCTCGTGGCGGCGGCATGTGAAACGCAAGCGGCCTGGCACGTTGGGTCTGTGTGCAGCCATCAAGGGACGGTTCGGGATCGAAACGGTGCCCCATCTGCTGTGCCGTGGATTCACCAGGGAGGAGAGTGAGGATGCGCTCATCGAACTGAACTACCTCGGGATCCACAATGTGATGGCACTGCGTGGGGATGACAGTGGCTTTCGCAAGCCCATCAGTGGGGACCGCACCCGGAATGAGTATGCGATTGAGCTGGTCAGTCAGATCATGGACATGAACCGTGGGGTCTATCTGGAAGAGCTCATCGGGGCGTCACCCACGGAGTTCTGTGTGGGTGTGGCGGGCTACCCGGAGAAGCATTTCGAAGCGCCCAACCTGTCCTGGGACATCCAGAATTTGAAAGCCAAGGTGGAAGCCGGCGCCGATTATGTGGTGTCACAGATGTTCTTCGACAACGCCGCCTTCCTGGAGTTCAACACCAAGTGTGATGAGGCCGGAATCCGCGTGCCCGTTGTGCCCGGGCTCAAGATCCTGACGAGCAAGCGCCAACTGAAATCCCTGCCGTCCACCTTCCACGTCCATATTCCGGAAGAGCTGGCTGCCGAAGTCATGGAGGCCAAGGATGAGCATGTCGCAGAAATCGGCATCCAGTGGGCGCTGCGGCAATCCGTCGAATTGTTGGAGGCCGGTGTGCCCTATCTGCACTTCTATATCATCCAGACGCCGGAACATGTCCGGAGAGTGGCGCAGGAATTGCATCGCCTGGCGTGA
- the ybeY gene encoding rRNA maturation RNase YbeY, which translates to MVFLFDVVVPNQDDLPTEEETLLLVERVMAGESVRWASIGIILAGHELVTELNNIWLSHDYDTDVLSFVVEESEAGLEGEVYVDVETARERCVEFNTTVRQEVARYIVHGLLHLAGHDDATAEGSRLMTALENRYLTPGDAIPAPLSGHVPASG; encoded by the coding sequence ATGGTGTTCCTTTTCGACGTGGTTGTTCCGAACCAGGACGATCTGCCCACCGAGGAGGAGACCCTCCTGCTGGTCGAACGGGTCATGGCCGGTGAATCTGTCCGCTGGGCGTCCATAGGAATCATTCTCGCCGGGCACGAACTGGTCACGGAACTGAACAATATATGGCTGTCCCACGACTACGATACCGACGTCCTGTCCTTCGTGGTCGAAGAGAGTGAGGCCGGGTTGGAGGGCGAAGTCTACGTGGATGTGGAGACTGCTCGGGAACGCTGTGTAGAATTCAACACCACGGTCAGGCAGGAAGTCGCCCGGTACATTGTCCACGGCCTGCTCCACCTGGCCGGACATGACGATGCAACGGCCGAGGGCTCCCGCCTGATGACCGCCCTGGAGAATCGCTACCTCACGCCAGGCGATGCAATTCCTGCGCCACTCTCCGGACATGTTCCGGCGTCTGGATGA
- a CDS encoding DUF423 domain-containing protein has protein sequence MMNNRLKAIRWGMTGALLAGAGVALGAFGAHTLADVLSVERLETYGTGISYLQYHALAILVVAWLAGRQDLAEASVRLLFRAAQAFALGILFFTGSLVTLSVTGITWLGAVAPVGGVAFMTGWVLTAVGISRSRLLRTEA, from the coding sequence ATGATGAACAACCGATTGAAAGCCATCCGCTGGGGCATGACCGGGGCGTTGCTGGCAGGCGCAGGCGTGGCATTGGGAGCGTTCGGCGCGCATACGCTGGCCGACGTCCTTTCCGTGGAACGCCTGGAAACCTATGGTACCGGTATCAGCTACCTCCAGTATCACGCACTGGCCATCCTGGTTGTGGCATGGCTTGCCGGGAGACAGGATCTCGCGGAGGCGTCCGTCCGGTTGCTCTTCCGTGCGGCCCAAGCATTCGCCCTGGGCATCCTGTTTTTCACGGGCAGTCTGGTCACCCTTTCCGTCACCGGCATCACCTGGCTGGGTGCGGTCGCACCTGTGGGTGGCGTCGCATTCATGACCGGGTGGGTGCTGACGGCCGTCGGGATCAGCCGATCTCGTCTTCTTCGAACAGAAGCGTGA
- the lipB gene encoding lipoyl(octanoyl) transferase LipB codes for MSASPTERIVVCRMGRMDYEPAWDLQRRIQNHLVADKRSARPTRPDHVMLLVEHPPVFTLGKSGDRANLLATDDELSAEGATFVPIDRGGDITYHGPGQLVGYPILDLDRYYTDIHRYLRDLEDVIIRTCADFGLTAGRVEGRTGVWMTEPPGNERKLCAMGIRCSRWVTMHGFALNVNTNLAHFNMIVPCGITDRGVSSLAAELGHSIAMPDVEDAITRHFGAIFASDMRILEPGDANAYLAAYLG; via the coding sequence GTGTCAGCATCGCCAACTGAGCGCATTGTCGTTTGCCGGATGGGCCGCATGGACTACGAACCGGCGTGGGATCTCCAGCGACGCATCCAGAACCACCTCGTCGCGGACAAGCGGTCGGCGCGACCGACCCGGCCCGATCATGTCATGCTCCTTGTGGAGCATCCCCCCGTTTTCACGCTGGGCAAGAGTGGCGATCGTGCCAACCTGCTGGCAACCGACGACGAGCTCAGCGCGGAGGGCGCGACGTTCGTCCCCATTGACCGGGGGGGCGACATCACCTATCACGGGCCGGGACAGCTCGTCGGATACCCCATCCTGGACCTGGACCGGTACTACACGGACATCCACCGCTATCTCCGTGATCTCGAGGACGTGATCATCCGTACCTGCGCGGACTTCGGCCTGACGGCGGGCCGCGTCGAAGGCCGTACCGGTGTCTGGATGACGGAGCCTCCCGGCAACGAACGCAAGCTCTGCGCCATGGGCATCCGGTGCAGCCGCTGGGTGACCATGCACGGATTCGCCCTGAATGTGAACACCAACCTGGCGCACTTCAACATGATCGTTCCGTGCGGAATAACAGACCGTGGCGTCTCCTCCCTCGCTGCGGAACTGGGCCATTCCATCGCCATGCCCGACGTGGAAGATGCGATTACGCGTCATTTTGGTGCAATTTTCGCGTCAGACATGCGCATTCTGGAGCCCGGCGATGCGAACGCGTATCTGGCGGCGTATCTTGGCTGA